From Rutidosis leptorrhynchoides isolate AG116_Rl617_1_P2 chromosome 3, CSIRO_AGI_Rlap_v1, whole genome shotgun sequence, a single genomic window includes:
- the LOC139900022 gene encoding uncharacterized protein — protein MTNTIDDLINTTDTNSNNHPLYFHQNDHPGLILISKKLTGSENYGSWKRSMMIALNEKNKLKIVTKEYSEPSRDSNLRPLWERNNDMIISWILNTVTDEISNSLNFVASGLWSELQEHYS, from the coding sequence ATGACGAACACAATTGATGATCTGATCAACACTACAGATACAAATTCAAACAATCATCCTCTCTACTTTCATCAGAATGATCATCCAGGACTCATTCTAATCTCAAAGAAGCTAACTGGATCAGAAAACTATGGAAGCTGGAAACGTTCAATGATGATAGCATTGAATGAAAAGAACAAGCTGAAAATTGTAACCAAAGAATACAGTGAACCGAGTAGAGATTCAAACCTAAGGCCACTCTGGGAGAGGAACAATGACATGATCATCTCCTGGATCTTGAACACAGTTACAGATGAGATCAGCAACAGTCTCAACTTTGTTGCATCAGGCCTATGGAGTGAACTTCAGGAACATTATTCATGA